A stretch of Candidatus Nanogingivalaceae bacterium DNA encodes these proteins:
- a CDS encoding nucleoside monophosphate kinase, protein MIVFFGPAGAGKSVQGNLLAARNDWRWLGAGQLLRDSKDPELLAQMSTGQLVDPEIVNRVMGEALGRANNGKVKQVILDGYPRQLAQAKWLIENKQNHGRNVDLVIVLEVPRSELMRRLAIRGRLDDTPEVIDERLRIYRKEMYPVLNYFNENGVVIAHIDGTGTVGQVHDRIMEEIEACGI, encoded by the coding sequence ATGATCGTATTTTTTGGTCCAGCGGGTGCTGGTAAAAGTGTTCAAGGAAATTTGTTAGCCGCAAGAAATGATTGGCGCTGGCTTGGTGCTGGTCAACTTTTGCGTGATAGCAAAGACCCTGAACTTCTTGCACAAATGAGCACGGGTCAATTGGTTGATCCAGAAATTGTGAATCGCGTTATGGGTGAAGCTTTAGGCCGAGCAAATAACGGAAAAGTTAAACAAGTAATTCTTGATGGTTACCCACGCCAACTTGCTCAGGCGAAATGGTTAATTGAAAATAAACAAAATCATGGGCGCAACGTTGACCTCGTAATTGTTTTAGAGGTGCCACGAAGCGAATTAATGCGTCGTCTTGCAATTCGTGGTCGTCTTGATGATACTCCAGAAGTTATCGATGAGCGACTTCGAATTTACCGAAAAGAAATGTACCCAGTTTTGAACTACTTTAACGAAAACGGCGTGGTTATCGCGCATATTGATGGAACTGGAACTGTTGGCCAAGTTCACGACCGAATTATGGAGGAAATCGAAGCATGCGGAATTTAA
- a CDS encoding prepilin-type N-terminal cleavage/methylation domain-containing protein, translating into MKKHKLYEGFTIIEVVLVLAIAGLIFLAVFLALPALQRSIRDKSEKIRSPELLQ; encoded by the coding sequence ATGAAAAAGCATAAACTTTATGAAGGATTTACGATTATTGAAGTTGTTTTGGTTCTTGCAATTGCTGGGCTGATATTTCTTGCGGTTTTCTTGGCTTTGCCAGCTTTGCAAAGGTCTATTCGAGATAAATCCGAAAAGATTCGGTCGCCAGAACTGTTGCAATGA
- a CDS encoding SLATT domain-containing protein, protein MSKNQEKLHFELKNFIVNVGWTHKIHAVRIDELENYIRWFRIATIIISGVVSSGLVGILWFDKYWIKLVTAFLSLVTTIIFSITKEFNFEERLALERKSVDELWNLRVLAEILLSEVVYNVKPSREIQESFEELKLRRDAIYSQLSNSSPKNVSKASKLIKSRKDNDYEEDYKYFISKELMKIKEEE, encoded by the coding sequence ATGTCGAAAAATCAAGAAAAATTACACTTTGAACTTAAAAATTTTATAGTAAATGTAGGTTGGACTCATAAAATTCATGCGGTTAGAATTGACGAGTTAGAAAACTATATTCGATGGTTTAGAATAGCAACAATAATCATTTCTGGAGTTGTCTCTTCTGGCTTAGTTGGAATACTTTGGTTTGATAAATATTGGATAAAGCTTGTTACAGCATTTTTATCATTAGTCACTACAATAATTTTTAGTATCACTAAGGAGTTTAACTTTGAGGAACGACTAGCTTTGGAGAGGAAATCTGTTGATGAGCTTTGGAATCTTAGAGTGTTAGCTGAAATTCTTTTATCTGAGGTGGTTTACAATGTAAAACCATCCAGGGAAATCCAAGAATCTTTCGAAGAATTAAAACTTAGAAGAGATGCTATTTATAGTCAACTTTCTAATTCGTCTCCTAAAAATGTATCCAAGGCTTCAAAACTAATAAAATCACGAAAAGATAATGATTATGAGGAGGATTATAAATACTTTATTTCAAAAGAATTGATGAAAATTAAGGAGGAAGAATAA
- a CDS encoding GatB/YqeY domain-containing protein: MLKEQINADLKTAMLARNAFETTVLRGLKASILDEEVKLGKREEGLNNDEIETLVAREVKKRKEAAGLLDEERAENELKEAEILSKYLPEMASEDEIRAAVKAEISAMGEASIKQMGAIIGKMKAKFGNSADGAVLARIVKEELN; this comes from the coding sequence ATGCTAAAAGAACAAATTAACGCCGATTTAAAAACTGCAATGCTTGCGCGAAATGCTTTCGAAACTACAGTTTTGCGAGGTCTAAAAGCTTCAATTTTGGACGAAGAAGTAAAACTTGGCAAGCGCGAAGAAGGTTTAAACAATGATGAAATTGAAACGCTAGTTGCGCGAGAAGTGAAAAAGCGCAAAGAAGCGGCCGGTTTATTAGATGAAGAACGTGCCGAAAATGAACTAAAAGAAGCCGAAATTCTTTCGAAATATTTGCCAGAAATGGCGAGCGAAGATGAAATTCGCGCAGCTGTAAAAGCTGAAATTTCAGCAATGGGTGAAGCTTCGATCAAGCAAATGGGTGCAATTATTGGCAAAATGAAAGCAAAATTTGGTAATTCTGCCGATGGTGCTGTTTTGGCGAGAATCGTGAAAGAAGAATTGAATTAA
- a CDS encoding 30S ribosomal protein S21, with protein sequence MSISVTRKDQKEANENIIRRFNRKVLQSGVLSEAKASMRFSKPLSKVERRKKAIVRNQRRAEKAQKMRLGIR encoded by the coding sequence ATGAGTATTAGTGTAACAAGGAAAGACCAGAAAGAAGCTAACGAAAATATCATTCGTCGCTTTAATCGAAAAGTTCTACAAAGTGGAGTTTTGAGCGAAGCTAAAGCATCAATGCGATTTTCAAAGCCTCTAAGCAAGGTTGAACGACGCAAAAAAGCAATCGTTCGAAATCAACGCCGTGCTGAAAAAGCACAAAAAATGCGACTTGGTATTCGCTAA
- a CDS encoding cation diffusion facilitator family transporter translates to MKKSGLLRASKDTREHQLNEHFGHSHSHVHTSDLPLAIGLNLGFSIAEFFLGIFLGSAAISADAIHDLGDAILLTFTLVLSKFSNKKPTSIMSYGYKRLSVLGAVLNSFVMLGLSYMMARTLYYEFINPHNHAHVNVPGLMVVSVIGILVNLFAALRLHGSKNILDKTVSLHLFEDLFGWVLTLLTSILISFSGLAILDRIASLFILLFISCGAIMNAWDALKILLQRAPNVKDLNNIKKNILAIEGVVSIKNVHFWSLDGEEHIFTAQIIVNDSSKNVEIRRKISSFLPDFQIVDSTIEILKK, encoded by the coding sequence ATGAAAAAAAGTGGGCTTTTAAGAGCTAGCAAAGATACTCGCGAACATCAATTGAATGAACATTTTGGGCATTCACACAGCCATGTGCATACAAGTGATCTTCCGTTGGCAATCGGTTTAAATTTAGGGTTTTCAATCGCTGAATTCTTTTTAGGGATATTTCTGGGTTCCGCAGCAATTTCGGCAGATGCAATCCATGATTTAGGCGATGCTATTTTGTTAACATTTACGCTAGTTTTGAGTAAGTTTAGCAATAAAAAACCCACTTCAATTATGAGCTATGGATATAAGCGCTTGTCGGTTTTGGGTGCTGTTTTGAATTCTTTCGTTATGTTGGGTCTTTCGTATATGATGGCGAGGACTCTATATTATGAATTTATTAATCCGCACAATCATGCACATGTGAATGTTCCGGGGTTAATGGTAGTTTCAGTTATTGGAATTTTAGTTAACCTATTTGCAGCCCTTCGACTTCACGGTTCGAAGAATATTCTCGATAAAACAGTTTCGCTTCATCTATTCGAGGATCTTTTTGGCTGGGTTTTAACCCTTCTTACATCTATTTTAATTTCATTTTCGGGCCTTGCGATTCTCGATAGAATTGCGAGTTTGTTTATTCTGTTATTTATTTCTTGCGGTGCGATTATGAACGCTTGGGATGCTTTAAAGATTTTACTTCAGCGAGCACCTAATGTAAAAGATTTAAATAATATTAAAAAGAATATTTTAGCAATTGAAGGTGTTGTGTCTATTAAGAATGTGCATTTCTGGAGTCTTGACGGGGAAGAACATATTTTTACTGCGCAGATTATCGTGAATGATTCTTCGAAAAATGTAGAAATTCGAAGAAAAATTTCGAGTTTTTTGCCAGATTTCCAGATTGTAGATTCAACAATAGAAATTTTGAAAAAATAA
- the map gene encoding type I methionyl aminopeptidase, which translates to MRNLITGNKTEEQLQAMREGGKILARILRELTEFSKVGVTGLEVDAFARKKIKEYGAKSAYLTPEVNFPGVVCISLNDCVVHGAPNDIPFEKGDVVKYDMVIQYKGMMVDSATTTVVGEEPKGAVKHLLNDTKKALAAGISVVKPGVKTGDIGAAVEKSLKKSKLGNVRDLVGHGIGVKMHMDPEVPNYGHAGQGVVFQEGDTFCIEPMTSLGKGDVVFNGTDSEWDVLMRDGSLSAHFEHTILVTKDGAEILTLE; encoded by the coding sequence ATGCGGAATTTAATCACAGGTAATAAAACTGAAGAACAACTTCAAGCAATGCGTGAAGGTGGAAAAATCCTTGCACGAATTTTACGCGAGTTAACTGAATTTTCGAAAGTTGGTGTAACTGGTCTTGAGGTTGATGCTTTTGCGCGTAAAAAAATTAAAGAATACGGCGCAAAATCTGCATATCTAACACCTGAAGTTAATTTTCCGGGTGTGGTTTGTATTTCTCTAAATGATTGTGTTGTTCATGGCGCACCAAACGATATTCCTTTCGAAAAAGGTGATGTTGTTAAATATGATATGGTGATTCAATACAAAGGCATGATGGTTGATTCTGCTACGACAACTGTTGTGGGCGAAGAGCCAAAAGGTGCAGTAAAACATCTTTTGAATGATACAAAAAAAGCACTCGCTGCTGGAATTTCGGTTGTTAAACCTGGTGTAAAAACTGGCGACATTGGTGCTGCGGTTGAAAAATCACTTAAAAAATCAAAACTCGGCAATGTTCGGGATTTGGTTGGTCATGGAATTGGTGTTAAAATGCACATGGATCCAGAAGTTCCAAATTATGGGCATGCTGGTCAAGGTGTTGTTTTTCAAGAAGGTGACACTTTCTGTATCGAACCTATGACTTCGCTTGGAAAAGGTGATGTTGTTTTCAATGGAACAGATAGCGAATGGGATGTTTTAATGCGCGATGGCTCGCTTTCAGCACATTTTGAACATACGATTTTAGTTACTAAAGACGGTGCAGAAATTCTAACTTTAGAGTAG
- the ftsA gene encoding cell division protein FtsA — MNENSRNVVGVDIGTSKVRVIIANFDKEGMPNVIGVGSAENNGMKKGVITNAQSVYQALDKALLQAERMAGYESSSAIFSVNGAHILSTNTDGMIAINSPDGIVDEEDLQRVEEVATIGKIPANHRVLEFIPYYYNLDNQEGLVDPYGMEGVRLEVHGSAISALDSNIDNLRNTAARLDLDPELYVPSVLASSRALLTDNQKENGVAVVDLGASTTGVAVYEDGALRLIEVIPLGGINITNDLAICLKVSPEVAEEIKIKHGFAFEREESGDIVVKHGREHYSFNTREIEEVIEARLEEIFEEVKKVLKKSGFENQLPNGIVLAGAGSNLKGIDEYARKQLQLATRIGKNGVERTVSQEVNKPEFSAAVGLIIEARNVVLRREEYRDNFEPKSFGFFARFFKKKR; from the coding sequence ATGAATGAGAATTCTCGAAATGTGGTAGGAGTAGATATTGGAACTTCAAAAGTTCGTGTTATTATTGCGAACTTTGATAAAGAAGGAATGCCAAATGTTATCGGTGTTGGCTCCGCAGAAAATAACGGAATGAAAAAAGGGGTGATAACTAACGCTCAAAGCGTTTATCAAGCTTTAGATAAGGCTTTGCTTCAAGCAGAAAGAATGGCTGGCTATGAAAGTAGTAGTGCTATATTTAGCGTCAATGGTGCACATATTTTAAGCACAAATACTGACGGAATGATTGCAATCAACTCACCAGATGGCATTGTGGATGAAGAAGATCTTCAGCGAGTTGAAGAGGTTGCCACAATTGGTAAAATCCCAGCAAATCATCGAGTTTTGGAATTTATTCCATACTACTATAATCTCGACAATCAAGAAGGCTTAGTTGATCCTTACGGTATGGAAGGTGTTCGCTTAGAGGTTCACGGTAGTGCTATTTCGGCATTAGATTCAAATATAGATAACTTAAGAAATACTGCTGCAAGATTAGACCTTGACCCAGAACTTTATGTTCCAAGCGTTTTGGCTTCTTCTCGAGCATTGTTGACAGATAACCAAAAAGAAAACGGTGTTGCAGTTGTTGATCTTGGTGCCTCAACTACTGGAGTTGCAGTTTATGAAGACGGCGCGTTGCGATTAATAGAAGTTATTCCACTTGGTGGAATCAATATTACCAACGACCTTGCAATTTGCTTGAAAGTTTCACCAGAAGTCGCCGAAGAAATAAAAATTAAGCATGGTTTTGCTTTCGAGAGAGAAGAGAGTGGCGATATTGTTGTGAAACATGGTCGCGAACATTATAGCTTTAATACACGAGAAATCGAAGAAGTTATTGAGGCGCGACTTGAAGAAATTTTTGAAGAAGTTAAAAAAGTTCTTAAAAAATCAGGTTTCGAAAATCAATTACCAAACGGAATTGTACTAGCGGGAGCGGGTTCAAACCTTAAAGGAATTGATGAATACGCGAGAAAACAATTACAGCTAGCAACTCGAATTGGTAAAAACGGCGTCGAAAGAACTGTTTCACAAGAAGTGAATAAACCAGAGTTTTCAGCTGCGGTTGGCTTGATAATTGAAGCAAGAAATGTGGTTTTGAGAAGAGAAGAATATCGAGATAATTTTGAGCCTAAGAGCTTTGGATTTTTCGCAAGATTCTTTAAGAAAAAGCGATAA
- a CDS encoding glycosyltransferase family 4 protein, with translation MKVLLFRDDEKIFAKSGVGRAMKHQEAALKLAGVDFTTDSSEDFDIIHLNTINPKSYLLAKKARKNGKKVVFHAHSTEEDFRNSFALSNLAAPAFKKWLVKCYNTADVILTPTEYSRDLLLKYNLKAPIIPISNGIDLSQFSKNPEKIKAFREYFKLKKDEKVVISVGHYFERKGLPDFMAVARDFPEVKFIWFGHTPAAALTEHVKKAIRKKPENVILPGYISGEIIQGAFMSADMFFFPSYEETEGIVVLEALAAKCQVLVRNIGVYDSWLSKNENCFMGKNNEEFTEAIEKYLSGEVNSTVEKGYEVAKSKSLEKIGAQLKRIYEDLI, from the coding sequence CGTAGATTTTACTACCGACTCATCTGAAGATTTTGATATAATTCATCTAAATACTATTAATCCAAAGTCTTATTTATTGGCAAAAAAGGCTCGCAAGAATGGTAAAAAAGTGGTTTTTCATGCACATTCCACTGAGGAGGATTTTCGAAATTCATTTGCGCTTTCGAATCTTGCGGCGCCAGCTTTTAAAAAGTGGCTCGTGAAGTGCTATAACACCGCTGATGTAATCTTAACGCCAACCGAATATTCGCGTGATTTGCTTTTGAAATATAATTTGAAAGCGCCAATTATCCCAATCTCGAACGGAATAGATCTTTCGCAATTTTCGAAAAATCCAGAAAAAATCAAAGCTTTTCGAGAGTATTTTAAACTCAAAAAAGATGAAAAAGTTGTGATTTCAGTGGGGCATTATTTTGAGCGAAAAGGTTTACCAGATTTTATGGCGGTGGCTCGTGATTTTCCAGAGGTAAAATTTATTTGGTTTGGTCACACGCCGGCTGCGGCGCTAACTGAACATGTAAAGAAAGCGATTCGAAAAAAACCTGAAAACGTAATTTTGCCGGGTTATATTTCGGGCGAAATTATTCAGGGTGCGTTTATGAGTGCAGATATGTTCTTTTTCCCGAGCTACGAAGAAACTGAGGGGATTGTTGTTCTTGAGGCTTTGGCGGCGAAATGCCAGGTGCTAGTTCGAAATATTGGTGTGTATGATTCTTGGCTTTCGAAAAATGAAAATTGTTTTATGGGTAAAAACAACGAAGAATTTACAGAGGCGATTGAGAAATATTTGAGCGGTGAAGTTAATTCAACTGTTGAAAAAGGTTATGAAGTTGCAAAAAGTAAAAGCCTCGAAAAAATTGGTGCGCAACTTAAAAGAATCTATGAAGATTTGATCTAG
- a CDS encoding transcriptional repressor NrdR translates to MEFKLDETKVLESRMSVDGQSVRRRRVAPDGTRFTTYERIEKPRIIVIKSQGGREEFSREKLKSSIIRSIGKFISDLQVEEIINRVENELLQKSNKVSSHQIGETVLAVLFEMNKVAYIRFASVFNGFETVEDFEDILAKVRGENENCSSL, encoded by the coding sequence ATGGAATTTAAGCTCGACGAAACCAAGGTTCTTGAAAGTCGAATGTCGGTCGACGGCCAATCTGTGCGCCGTCGCCGAGTTGCTCCAGATGGAACTCGCTTCACAACTTACGAGCGAATCGAAAAACCGCGGATTATTGTTATTAAATCGCAGGGCGGAAGAGAAGAGTTTAGTCGCGAAAAGCTTAAAAGCTCAATTATTCGTTCGATCGGAAAGTTTATTTCAGATCTTCAAGTTGAAGAAATTATCAACCGTGTCGAAAACGAACTTCTTCAAAAATCGAACAAAGTTTCTTCGCACCAGATCGGTGAAACTGTTTTGGCGGTTCTGTTTGAAATGAATAAAGTTGCGTATATTCGTTTTGCAAGTGTGTTTAACGGTTTCGAAACAGTTGAAGATTTTGAAGATATTTTAGCAAAAGTTAGAGGTGAAAATGAGAATTGTAGTAGTCTATAA
- the ftsZ gene encoding cell division protein FtsZ, with product MPEIKPNEVETFAKIKVVGIGGAGGSAVNRMKDVGLNNIEFIAMNTDAQALYKSKADKKIHLGRETTNGLGAGADPIVGESAALESREEIREALEGADMVFIAIGAGGGTGSGAGHVVAEIAREMGILTIGVATRPFAFEGAKRKTNADWAIEKLAAAVDTLITIPNDRLLQTVDRNLPLLETFKIADDVLRQGVQGISELITEHGLINLDFADVKSIMSNAGSALMGIGRASGDNRAQKAAEQAIESPMIEVSIEGARGVLFNVAGGYDMSMSEIQEAAEIITGAVAPDANIIFGATLNPDLEDELIITVVATGFDRDYSEPAPVESLENVVSKTFNLEDEHADAQEIDEKVSSAIDMELKKEEPSSAEDFTSDIETKNIWAQDEEKDESDVPAFLRRRKRNKKED from the coding sequence ATGCCAGAAATTAAACCGAATGAAGTTGAAACTTTTGCAAAAATTAAAGTTGTAGGAATTGGTGGCGCAGGTGGAAGCGCTGTTAATCGAATGAAAGATGTTGGCCTAAACAACATTGAATTTATTGCAATGAATACTGACGCTCAAGCGTTGTATAAATCAAAAGCTGATAAAAAAATTCACCTTGGTCGTGAAACAACAAACGGATTGGGTGCGGGTGCTGACCCTATTGTTGGGGAAAGTGCTGCTCTTGAATCACGCGAAGAAATTCGCGAAGCTCTTGAAGGCGCAGACATGGTGTTTATCGCTATTGGTGCCGGTGGTGGAACTGGTTCTGGTGCTGGTCATGTTGTGGCTGAAATCGCCCGCGAAATGGGTATTTTAACGATTGGTGTTGCTACTCGACCATTCGCTTTTGAAGGCGCAAAACGAAAAACTAACGCCGACTGGGCAATTGAAAAGCTTGCAGCCGCAGTTGATACTTTAATTACAATTCCTAACGATAGGCTTCTTCAAACTGTTGATCGCAACCTTCCTCTTCTTGAGACTTTCAAAATTGCCGACGATGTTCTTCGTCAAGGAGTTCAAGGTATTTCAGAACTTATTACTGAACATGGTTTGATTAACCTTGACTTTGCTGATGTTAAGTCGATTATGAGTAATGCCGGTTCAGCCTTGATGGGAATTGGTCGTGCAAGTGGCGATAATCGAGCACAAAAAGCTGCTGAACAAGCTATCGAAAGCCCAATGATTGAAGTTTCAATCGAAGGTGCTCGAGGTGTATTGTTTAATGTTGCTGGTGGTTATGATATGAGCATGAGTGAAATTCAAGAAGCTGCTGAAATCATTACAGGTGCAGTTGCTCCAGATGCAAACATTATCTTTGGTGCAACCTTGAATCCAGATCTTGAAGATGAATTAATCATTACAGTTGTAGCAACTGGTTTTGATCGTGATTATAGCGAACCAGCTCCAGTTGAATCACTTGAAAACGTTGTTTCGAAAACTTTCAATCTTGAAGACGAACACGCAGATGCTCAAGAAATTGATGAAAAAGTTTCTAGCGCAATTGATATGGAACTTAAAAAAGAAGAACCATCTTCAGCCGAAGATTTCACAAGCGATATTGAAACTAAAAATATTTGGGCTCAAGACGAAGAAAAAGACGAAAGTGATGTTCCTGCATTTTTGCGCCGCCGAAAACGCAATAAAAAGGAAGACTAA